The following proteins are encoded in a genomic region of Acipenser ruthenus chromosome 4, fAciRut3.2 maternal haplotype, whole genome shotgun sequence:
- the LOC117399414 gene encoding V-set and transmembrane domain-containing protein 2A-like isoform X3, with protein MMWTFHDCIGFVFFFSFYIQLGFSSQAKFTELPTNVTAKEGQNIEMSCAFQSGLSPVYLEIQWWFIRTPEEQINSEEVAGTQVEIVPGRDPEDDGTKISTVKVQGNDISHKLQISKVDKDDEGLYECRVTDANYGELQEYKVQAYLQVNVSNNSRNTHALESSPLHLQDGKSRRSSNAAVANSGGNPDNHRLHSTYSSQTTTSTILKHSPGSDG; from the exons ATGATGTGGACCTTTCACGACTGTAttggatttgttttctttttcagtttctaCATTCAGTTGGGGTTTTCGTCTCAAG CAAAGTTCACCGAACTACCAACAAATGTAACAGCAAAAGAAGGTCAAAACATAGAGATGTCATGCGCTTTCCAAAGTGGACTGTCACCAGTCTATCTGGAGATTCAGTGGTGGTTTATAAGAACGCCAGAGGAACAAATCAACAGTGAAGAGGTTGCTGGGACTCAG GTGGAAATTGTACCAGGAAGAGATCCAGAAGATGATGGGACTAAAATAAGT ACAGTAAAGGTACAAGGAAATGACATTTCCCATAAGCTACAAATTTCCAAAGTAGACAAAGACGATGAGGGTCTGTATGAATGTAGGGTGACCGATGCCAACTATGGAGAGCTCCAGGAATACAAAGTTCAGGCTTATCTACAAGTAAACGTCAGCAATAACTCAAGAAATACGCATGCACTGGAGTCATCGCCTTTGCATCTTCAGGATGGAAAGTCACGCAGAAGCAGTAATGCAGCTGTGGCAAACAGTGGAGGTAACCCTGACAACCATCGTCTTCACTCCACCTACAGTTCTCAGACAACAACATCCACAATTCTCAAACACAGTCCTGGTTCAG